The Nitrospirota bacterium genome has a window encoding:
- a CDS encoding tetratricopeptide repeat protein, giving the protein MKFFPLIFLFSAICLASCAALRTTAPQVKTEEKPPEEVKKTLTPAEQGEKAFNLFTEILTFTETGDREAALPKIEATYLKIIAEYPDTPLAQESYWRLISIYINDYTPPQYEKAEPLYYEFLQKYPGSGMKIPVEDTLSQSYHKNAKWENLLAIHAQAVDEYREKGRISSPEPLFMYAEAKLHTGSIEDAEKYYKAVIDSFPNSLRATVSKKRLEGITNKRAKQP; this is encoded by the coding sequence ATGAAGTTTTTTCCATTAATATTTCTGTTCTCAGCTATTTGCCTTGCATCATGCGCTGCACTGCGCACAACTGCGCCGCAGGTAAAGACAGAAGAAAAGCCGCCTGAAGAAGTGAAGAAAACACTTACTCCTGCGGAGCAGGGAGAAAAGGCATTTAACCTGTTCACTGAGATACTCACCTTCACTGAAACCGGCGACAGAGAGGCGGCGCTTCCAAAAATAGAGGCAACATATCTTAAGATAATCGCAGAATATCCTGATACACCACTTGCGCAGGAAAGCTACTGGCGGCTGATTTCAATCTATATAAATGACTATACGCCTCCGCAGTATGAAAAGGCTGAACCCCTTTATTATGAATTTTTGCAAAAATACCCGGGTTCTGGAATGAAAATCCCTGTGGAAGATACCCTGTCGCAAAGCTACCACAAAAACGCTAAATGGGAAAACCTTCTTGCTATACATGCGCAGGCAGTTGATGAATACCGTGAAAAAGGCAGGATTTCCTCACCCGAGCCGTTGTTCATGTATGCGGAGGCAAAGCTCCACACAGGGAGCATTGAAGATGCTGAAAAATACTATAAGGCTGTCATTGATTCCTTTCCAAATTCCTTAAGGGCAACTGTTTCAAAAAAGAGACTTGAAGGCATAACTAACAAAAGGGCAAAACAGCCGTAA
- a CDS encoding sigma 54-interacting transcriptional regulator, with translation MQRLDVRCQVNLPVNVILDNITGRGMVEKKAKFSELSLSGAYLDYPHPQPGNKIIGLKYELPKYGEFEIMGEIVRKDQSGIAAKFYNVNRDAKLKLWDYIRENIGEKTTCPYCSVENVRKLRTCNSCGWNLNFHSPHYFLEHEKESFLNRLGTRCSSFTLEDICKVLNFIDVEILKVGKCLDINEEFVGSSRPMLEVFSMIRNVATTDLPVVIIGESGTGREMTASAIHERSLRKDKPFVPINCAAIPEDLLEAELFGYEKGAFSADRNNNRTGKIEYANGGTLFLNEIEALTPDIQPRFLKFFDNKIIERIGAKTGIKADVRLIVSASSDTRSTASKGYFGSDLISMLNTFKINLPPVSERGDDKIILARYFLNKFSKEMGVSKIFSRDAVDAIKNYDWPGNVREIIAKVRKSIVVSADQYINPQDLDLHLPHFGADGYIATLRDARDTIEKQKLIEALVTCNNNITKVAKALGISRPSVYSLKKKFGI, from the coding sequence ATGCAAAGATTAGATGTCAGATGTCAGGTTAACCTCCCTGTAAATGTTATTTTAGACAATATCACCGGCAGGGGAATGGTTGAAAAGAAGGCTAAGTTTTCCGAACTTAGCCTTAGCGGCGCATATCTTGACTACCCTCATCCTCAGCCCGGCAATAAAATCATAGGGCTTAAGTACGAACTTCCGAAGTACGGCGAATTTGAAATCATGGGAGAAATCGTAAGAAAAGACCAAAGCGGAATTGCCGCAAAATTTTATAACGTAAATAGAGACGCCAAGTTAAAACTCTGGGATTATATCAGGGAAAATATAGGAGAAAAAACAACCTGCCCGTATTGCAGTGTTGAAAATGTCCGCAAGCTCAGGACCTGCAATTCCTGCGGCTGGAATCTGAATTTTCACTCTCCTCACTACTTCCTTGAACACGAAAAAGAATCATTCCTTAACAGGCTCGGCACAAGGTGCAGTTCATTCACTCTGGAGGACATCTGTAAGGTGCTCAATTTCATAGATGTTGAAATCCTGAAAGTCGGGAAATGTCTGGATATCAATGAAGAATTCGTAGGCTCAAGCAGGCCGATGCTTGAGGTCTTCTCTATGATAAGAAACGTAGCCACAACAGACCTGCCTGTAGTCATAATCGGCGAAAGCGGGACAGGAAGGGAAATGACCGCCTCTGCCATTCATGAAAGAAGCCTGCGCAAAGACAAGCCTTTTGTCCCGATAAACTGTGCGGCAATTCCCGAAGACCTCCTTGAAGCTGAGCTTTTCGGCTATGAAAAAGGCGCATTCAGCGCAGACCGCAACAACAACAGGACAGGCAAGATTGAATACGCAAACGGCGGAACGTTGTTCCTTAATGAAATTGAGGCGCTCACACCGGACATACAGCCGAGGTTTTTAAAGTTTTTTGATAACAAAATCATTGAGAGGATTGGCGCAAAAACCGGAATAAAGGCAGATGTGCGGCTTATAGTCTCAGCTTCTTCAGATACCAGGTCAACCGCATCAAAAGGCTACTTCGGCAGCGACCTCATTTCCATGCTGAATACATTTAAAATAAATCTTCCGCCTGTCAGTGAAAGAGGAGACGATAAGATAATTCTCGCAAGATATTTCCTGAACAAATTTTCCAAAGAGATGGGCGTATCAAAAATATTTTCAAGGGATGCCGTTGATGCAATAAAAAATTATGACTGGCCCGGAAATGTCAGAGAGATAATAGCCAAAGTGAGAAAATCAATTGTGGTTTCCGCAGACCAATACATAAATCCTCAGGATCTGGACCTGCATCTTCCGCATTTCGGAGCCGACGGATATATTGCCACTCTGAGAGACGCAAGAGATACTATTGAAAAACAAAAGCTGATTGAAGCGCTTGTCACATGCAATAACAATATCACAAAAGTAGCAAAGGCGCTCGGTATCAGCCGCCCGTCCGTATACAGCCTTAAGAAAAAATTCGGCATCTGA
- a CDS encoding glycine--tRNA ligase subunit alpha has product MYLQELILQLHAFWSRYGCVIHQPYDIEVGAGTFNPATFFRVIGPEPWRAAYVEPSRRPTDGRYGENPNRLQHYYQYQVILKPSPSDIQDIYLKSLSEINIDVQKHDIRFVEDDWESPTLGAWGLGWEVWLDGMEITQFTYFQQVGGLELKPVSAEITYGVERIAMYLQEVDNVFDLRWTDGISYGDIHHETEVEFSKYNFDEADTDMHLRLFEMYEKESLRLIRQGLIFPGYDFCLKCSHAFNMLDARGALSVAERTGYIARVRNLAKQCAEGYLKLREEMGFPLLKNSSNLFKMDSERII; this is encoded by the coding sequence TTGTATTTACAGGAGTTAATCTTACAACTTCATGCCTTTTGGTCCCGCTACGGATGTGTGATACATCAGCCTTATGATATTGAGGTCGGCGCAGGGACTTTTAACCCGGCTACTTTTTTCAGGGTCATAGGGCCTGAACCTTGGCGCGCCGCTTATGTTGAGCCTTCAAGAAGACCGACAGACGGAAGATACGGAGAAAACCCAAACAGGCTCCAGCATTACTACCAGTATCAGGTTATACTGAAACCATCCCCGTCCGACATTCAGGACATCTACCTTAAAAGTTTATCCGAAATAAACATTGACGTTCAGAAACACGATATACGTTTTGTGGAAGATGACTGGGAGTCCCCTACGCTCGGCGCATGGGGGCTTGGGTGGGAGGTCTGGCTTGACGGAATGGAAATCACGCAGTTTACATATTTTCAACAGGTCGGAGGCCTTGAACTGAAGCCCGTATCCGCAGAGATTACATACGGGGTTGAGCGCATAGCCATGTATCTTCAGGAGGTTGATAATGTCTTTGACCTCAGATGGACTGACGGAATAAGTTATGGGGATATTCATCACGAAACAGAGGTGGAATTTTCAAAATATAATTTTGACGAGGCTGACACCGACATGCATCTGAGGCTTTTTGAAATGTACGAAAAGGAATCCCTGCGGCTTATCAGGCAGGGGCTGATATTCCCGGGGTATGACTTCTGCCTGAAATGCTCACATGCGTTTAACATGCTGGATGCAAGGGGAGCTCTGAGCGTGGCTGAAAGAACGGGTTATATCGCACGGGTAAGGAACCTTGCAAAACAGTGCGCTGAGGGCTATCTGAAACTGCGCGAGGAAATGGGATTCCCGCTCTTAAAAAACAGTTCAAATTTGTTTAAAATGGATAGCGAGCGAATAATATAA
- a CDS encoding glycine--tRNA ligase subunit beta, with protein MKPLLIEIGTEEIPARFIPDGVKSLKDGLVKFFEDSAIDFGNVSKYATPRRLALFIEDVSEKQKDRTKEIAGPPKKIAFDEKGNPTQAAIGFAKSCNVDVKELKTVRTERGEYLSVTISETGRETINVLSEALPKLITSVQFPKSMRWGGSTLRFARPIRWITAMFGTEVISFELDGLKSSNKSFGHRFISPGPFVINDPVSYKNLLAENGIIADPAERRGIILDETKKIESKAGGKVHEDAELLNTVTFLVEYPMVIMGNFDPAYLSLPKELIVTVMRSHQKYFSMEDKAGNLMPHFVLVSNTKPENSAAVKRGAERVLKARLEDARFYYNEDGKKPLWDYVEKLNKVTFHEKLGSLYEKAERIAFLSSYICDELGTPAKENVLKTSMLAKADLVTGVVREFPELQGYMGMVYAGNSGEDDEVAAAIYEHYLPRFSGDVLPSGEVGSIISIADKIDNIASFFLLGLAPTGSEDPFALRRQAMGVINILVNKDFVVPLEQIVDKAVQGIEAYLPARKPLDEEILKFFYQRFEGMLLNEGYAYDVIDSVFSAKGGGIRDIKQRVETLSDMRETPGFPELVTAAKRVYNILAKIKAGQFNANMPAEPAEKELHQAVMHVNKELIWKNYNALFELKEPVNNFFEKVLVMDKDPAVKANRLALLLTVKEAFNSLGDFSKIVG; from the coding sequence ATGAAACCTTTACTTATAGAAATCGGCACTGAGGAAATTCCTGCCCGGTTTATCCCTGACGGGGTGAAATCCCTGAAGGATGGGCTTGTAAAATTTTTTGAAGACTCCGCCATAGATTTTGGAAATGTCTCTAAATACGCTACGCCGAGAAGGCTCGCGTTATTTATTGAAGATGTCTCTGAAAAACAGAAAGACCGGACAAAAGAGATCGCAGGTCCCCCTAAAAAAATTGCCTTTGATGAAAAAGGCAATCCGACGCAGGCTGCTATCGGTTTTGCAAAATCCTGCAACGTGGATGTGAAGGAATTAAAGACCGTCAGGACTGAACGCGGCGAATATCTGTCAGTCACGATTAGCGAAACAGGCAGGGAAACCATAAATGTGCTTTCTGAAGCGCTTCCAAAACTTATAACTTCTGTTCAGTTCCCTAAGTCAATGAGATGGGGAGGCAGCACCTTGAGATTTGCGCGGCCGATACGCTGGATTACGGCTATGTTCGGCACAGAGGTAATCTCCTTTGAACTTGACGGATTAAAAAGCAGTAATAAATCTTTTGGCCACAGATTCATATCCCCGGGACCTTTTGTAATAAACGACCCAGTATCATACAAAAATCTCTTAGCGGAAAACGGCATAATAGCCGACCCGGCAGAGCGCAGGGGGATAATCCTTGATGAGACAAAAAAAATTGAGTCTAAAGCAGGCGGCAAAGTCCATGAGGACGCTGAACTTTTAAACACAGTAACATTCCTTGTTGAATACCCGATGGTTATCATGGGGAATTTTGACCCTGCTTATCTTTCCCTTCCCAAAGAACTTATCGTCACAGTCATGAGGAGCCATCAAAAATATTTTTCCATGGAAGATAAGGCAGGAAACCTGATGCCCCATTTTGTTCTGGTAAGCAATACAAAGCCTGAAAATTCCGCTGCGGTGAAAAGGGGCGCAGAGAGGGTCTTGAAGGCCAGGCTTGAGGATGCGAGGTTTTATTACAATGAGGATGGGAAAAAGCCTTTGTGGGATTATGTTGAGAAATTAAATAAAGTCACTTTTCATGAAAAACTCGGCAGTCTTTATGAAAAGGCGGAGAGGATAGCATTTTTATCTTCATATATATGTGATGAGCTCGGCACGCCTGCAAAGGAAAATGTCCTGAAGACGTCTATGCTTGCAAAGGCGGACCTTGTGACCGGAGTTGTAAGGGAATTCCCCGAGCTTCAGGGCTATATGGGAATGGTTTACGCCGGGAATTCCGGCGAAGACGATGAGGTTGCTGCAGCAATTTATGAACATTACCTGCCGAGGTTTTCAGGCGATGTCCTGCCTTCAGGCGAAGTCGGCAGTATAATTTCCATTGCAGATAAGATTGATAATATTGCATCGTTTTTTCTCCTCGGACTTGCGCCAACAGGCTCTGAAGACCCGTTTGCATTAAGGCGTCAGGCCATGGGAGTGATTAATATTCTTGTCAATAAGGACTTCGTTGTTCCCCTTGAGCAGATTGTTGACAAGGCAGTGCAGGGCATTGAAGCATATCTTCCTGCAAGGAAGCCTCTTGACGAGGAGATTCTGAAATTTTTCTATCAGAGATTTGAGGGAATGCTTTTAAATGAGGGCTATGCTTATGACGTCATAGACTCGGTTTTTTCCGCAAAGGGCGGCGGCATCAGGGATATAAAGCAGCGGGTTGAAACGCTTTCTGACATGAGGGAGACGCCGGGCTTCCCGGAACTCGTTACAGCAGCAAAAAGGGTTTATAATATCCTTGCAAAAATAAAGGCAGGGCAATTCAATGCAAACATGCCCGCAGAGCCTGCGGAAAAAGAACTGCATCAGGCCGTTATGCATGTAAACAAAGAACTGATATGGAAAAATTACAATGCCCTTTTTGAGCTGAAAGAGCCTGTGAATAATTTTTTTGAAAAAGTGCTTGTAATGGATAAAGACCCTGCGGTTAAGGCCAACAGGCTGGCGCTGCTTTTAACGGTCAAAGAGGCCTTTAATTCACTCGGTGATTTTTCAAAGATCGTAGGGTAA